The following are encoded in a window of Arthrobacter sp. OAP107 genomic DNA:
- a CDS encoding LacI family DNA-binding transcriptional regulator → MSRPPLPPATIIDVALRAGVSKSTAARALAQYGSVSPKTRELVQKAADELGYQPNALARSMITGRTRTIGVVIPDVGNHFFAVAMRGISTAAREAGYEVLLSSTEGDLALERRAVELLAGKRVDGIVVAPVSTEETDHLERLEGQGIAVTLLDRPAPNVKAASYISVDHVEASSLAVNHLIDLGHRDIGIVTEALMPAGWEPGSGQDGKHLRPSGARLVGYVNALRGAGIRYRDEYVARSAYAKAAAYEATKRLVRTNPGLTAIYCTDSELSAGAFAALQDMEISCPKDMSLIGFDDQEWATLVRPRLTVVDQPSYQLGMAATEELLLTIGAAQDRRGDRTLSGRLIVRDSTARPPKHS, encoded by the coding sequence GTGAGCCGTCCACCGCTTCCTCCGGCCACCATCATTGATGTGGCCCTGCGGGCAGGTGTGTCGAAATCAACGGCTGCCCGGGCGCTGGCCCAGTATGGGTCCGTCAGTCCCAAGACGAGGGAACTGGTCCAGAAAGCGGCGGATGAACTGGGGTACCAGCCCAATGCTCTTGCCCGCAGCATGATTACCGGGCGAACGCGCACCATTGGCGTGGTGATACCTGATGTCGGAAACCACTTTTTCGCCGTTGCGATGCGGGGTATTTCCACCGCAGCACGCGAAGCAGGCTATGAGGTTCTGCTGAGCAGCACCGAGGGTGATCTGGCGTTGGAGCGCCGTGCCGTTGAACTTCTGGCCGGTAAGCGCGTCGACGGGATTGTTGTGGCACCGGTTTCGACAGAGGAAACGGACCATCTGGAAAGGCTCGAGGGCCAGGGCATAGCCGTGACGCTGCTGGACAGGCCAGCGCCGAACGTAAAGGCCGCTTCCTACATCTCCGTGGATCACGTGGAGGCTTCCAGCCTTGCCGTCAACCACCTCATCGATCTAGGACACCGGGACATCGGGATTGTCACGGAGGCACTGATGCCGGCCGGGTGGGAGCCCGGCAGCGGCCAGGATGGTAAGCACCTGCGGCCCAGCGGAGCCCGTCTGGTCGGTTATGTGAATGCGCTCCGCGGCGCCGGGATTCGCTACCGCGACGAGTACGTCGCACGTAGCGCCTATGCAAAGGCCGCGGCGTACGAGGCGACCAAGAGGCTGGTGAGGACTAACCCGGGGTTGACGGCGATTTACTGTACCGACAGCGAGCTGAGCGCCGGGGCGTTTGCCGCTTTGCAGGACATGGAGATCTCGTGCCCGAAAGATATGTCGCTGATCGGGTTTGATGATCAGGAGTGGGCGACTTTGGTCCGTCCCAGGCTGACAGTCGTGGACCAGCCCAGCTATCAGCTCGGGATGGCGGCCACCGAGGAGCTGCTGTTGACTATCGGTGCGGCGCAGGACCGCCGGGGAGACCGGACGCTGAGTGGCCGTTTGATCGTGCGGGATTCCACCGCCAGGCCACCCAAACACTCTTGA
- a CDS encoding IS110 family transposase has protein sequence MTNQHLKVIAGIDTHADTHHVAIIDETGRHITDKEFLAVGAGYRNIAAFITGFGPVIAAGVEGTGSYGAELARVLTGEGIRVLEVMRPNRQGRRLRGKSDPLDAYQAAEAALAGRNVATPKSRNGAVESLRVLRAERATAMRARVAVMTQIKSILTAAPEALRAKYRHLTRAAMMTALEKTRPAGDLTEPVNATAAVLKRLAIRYRALNQEVAVIDAELDAIITIHAPMLRDVRGVGTDVASQLLVTVGDNPERVTTEAKFAALVGVAPIPASSGKTRRHRLSRGGDRQANKAIHHVALVRMKTDTRTRNYVARRRAEGKSTKEAIRCLKRYIAREIYDQLIHPQPAPDAGALRILRKSKNITLQAAADRLHVWPTSLSRLERGLTRHDEFYQRYKQWLSSPSAETAGTGLCLADLTRRQSGVGEQATGSAPPPSLPS, from the coding sequence ATGACAAACCAACATCTGAAAGTCATCGCCGGGATCGACACACACGCCGACACCCACCACGTCGCAATCATCGACGAGACCGGCAGACACATCACCGACAAAGAGTTTCTCGCCGTGGGTGCCGGCTACCGGAACATCGCGGCCTTCATCACCGGATTCGGCCCGGTCATTGCCGCCGGAGTGGAAGGCACCGGCAGTTATGGCGCCGAACTCGCCCGCGTCCTGACCGGGGAAGGCATCCGGGTCCTGGAAGTCATGCGCCCGAACCGGCAGGGCCGCCGGCTCAGGGGCAAATCCGATCCTCTGGATGCCTACCAGGCGGCAGAAGCCGCGCTGGCCGGCCGGAACGTCGCAACACCAAAATCCCGGAACGGCGCCGTGGAATCCCTGCGGGTCCTGCGCGCCGAACGGGCCACGGCCATGCGCGCCCGGGTAGCGGTCATGACCCAGATCAAAAGCATCCTCACCGCAGCCCCCGAGGCGCTCCGGGCCAAATACCGGCACCTGACCCGCGCCGCGATGATGACCGCGCTGGAGAAAACCCGCCCCGCAGGGGACCTGACAGAACCGGTGAACGCCACCGCGGCCGTGCTCAAACGCCTCGCCATCCGTTACCGCGCCTTGAACCAGGAAGTGGCCGTGATCGACGCCGAACTCGACGCGATCATCACAATCCATGCCCCGATGCTCCGCGACGTCAGGGGCGTAGGAACGGACGTCGCCAGCCAACTGCTGGTCACCGTCGGCGACAACCCCGAACGGGTCACCACGGAAGCGAAATTCGCCGCCCTCGTCGGGGTCGCGCCGATACCGGCATCATCGGGGAAAACGAGACGGCACCGGCTCAGCCGCGGCGGCGACAGGCAGGCCAACAAAGCCATCCACCACGTTGCCCTGGTCCGGATGAAAACCGACACCCGCACCAGGAACTACGTCGCCAGACGCCGGGCCGAAGGCAAAAGCACCAAGGAAGCAATCCGCTGCCTCAAACGCTACATCGCCCGCGAAATCTACGACCAGCTCATCCACCCACAACCGGCACCAGACGCCGGAGCCCTCCGCATATTGCGAAAGAGCAAGAACATCACCCTCCAAGCCGCCGCAGATCGCCTCCATGTCTGGCCCACATCACTATCCCGGCTCGAACGCGGACTAACCCGCCACGACGAGTTCTACCAACGCTACAAGCAGTGGCTCAGCTCTCCATCGGCAGAAACCGCCGGGACGGGCCTCTGCCTTGCGGATCTGACCCGCAGACAATCTGGCGTCGGGGAACAGGCGACAGGCTCGGCGCCCCCGCCATCCCTGCCGTCATGA